The Sporomusaceae bacterium FL31 genome includes a region encoding these proteins:
- the thiM gene encoding hydroxyethylthiazole kinase translates to MLNGIYEILDKIKQQRPLIHHITNYVTANDSANITLALGASPVMASEIKEVEEMAGHAAALVLNIGTLSSQTVEAMVAAGRKAAANGIPVVFDPVGVGATAYRTETAERIIREVKPTVIRGNMSEINVLSGLHGKSKGVDSVADETDAESIAVQLANKLACVIAVTGKTDVITNGKQVVRLENGHVMLTQVTGTGCMTSSLVGSCCAVADPLAGAAAGIAIMGIAGEIAQQSLKLGEGIGTFRIKLFDAVSTLNDEILRSQIRFG, encoded by the coding sequence ATGTTAAATGGGATATACGAAATTCTTGATAAAATAAAACAACAACGGCCACTCATTCATCATATAACCAATTATGTGACGGCTAACGATTCGGCAAATATTACGCTGGCTCTCGGTGCTTCTCCGGTTATGGCGAGCGAAATCAAGGAAGTTGAAGAAATGGCAGGTCATGCTGCTGCGTTGGTATTGAATATTGGTACTTTGAGTTCGCAGACCGTTGAAGCCATGGTTGCAGCTGGGCGAAAGGCTGCAGCAAATGGAATCCCTGTTGTTTTTGATCCAGTGGGCGTTGGTGCTACTGCTTATCGAACTGAAACGGCTGAACGAATTATCCGTGAGGTTAAGCCAACAGTCATTCGCGGCAATATGTCTGAGATCAATGTATTGAGCGGTTTGCATGGTAAAAGCAAAGGAGTGGATTCTGTTGCAGATGAAACCGATGCTGAGTCAATTGCCGTTCAATTAGCCAATAAGTTAGCGTGTGTCATTGCGGTAACGGGCAAGACTGATGTTATTACCAATGGAAAGCAGGTAGTAAGGCTTGAAAACGGTCATGTCATGTTAACTCAGGTTACTGGCACTGGATGCATGACCTCTTCACTGGTAGGCAGCTGCTGTGCGGTAGCTGATCCATTGGCCGGCGCTGCAGCAGGGATTGCCATTATGGGCATCGCCGGAGAAATAGCGCAGCAGTCATTAAAATTGGGTGAAGGTATTGGTACATTTAGAATCAAGCTGTTTGATGCGGTATCCACTCTTAATGATGAAATATTACGCAGCCAAATACGCTTTGGCTAA